The Herbaspirillum sp. DW155 genomic interval TGTCAACCAACTCAGCCACTCCACGCTCTGCCACTGCTGCGGCAGAATCGACCGATCTGGTCATCAGACGCATCGACGATCGCTTCGTCAGGATTCAGAACGGTAGCGTCTTCAAAGTTGTCTTCTCTCCCATCAAGCCGGGAGTCAAGCCCTTCCATACCCCGCCCACCGTGGCCAGCAGCACTCTGGCCAGCACCCGCCCAACCAGCGTCACTCCGGTGAGCAGCAGCAAGCCCACCAAGATCGCTCTGCCCAACACGTCCAAACCCGTCAGCGCTACGCCGGCCAATCCCAACAAGCCCACCGCCAGCCTCGCCCCGGCCAGCATCAGCAAGCCTGTCGATATCACGCCACCCGGCACCGCCAAACCGGCCAGTGTCACCCCGGCCATCGCCGTCAACGCACCCGCATCCAATGTCCTGCCCGCAGAACACGACAACGCCGCCAACGTGACCGGCGCCACCACCATCACCACCAATGACGCCATCAAGCCGCACAGTCCCCCTCCCGGCAGCATCGCCAGTGCCCTCGCCAGCGGCAAATCAAGCGCCAATGGAGCGGACCTCGCCATCGCCCTGCCCAATGCGCAGCGCTACCTGGAAGCCTTCAACGCCCCTGCCCCCTTCGGCGACGATGCCGGCACGCTGAAAAAACTGCCCGGCGTGGCCGCCAGAAAAACCTTGATCCTCGATGCCACAGCCAAGGGCCTGAGCATCGGCGAGGACCATCTCAATGCCATCGGCAATGCGCAAGACAACCGCCTCACAGGCAATGACCGCGACAATATCCTCGACGGCATGGCCGGCGCCGATACCATGACCGGCGGCAAGGGCGACGACAGCTATTACGTCGACAACGTGGGCGACAAGGTGATCGAAAATGCCGGCGAAGGCGTGGATACGGTCTATGCCACCGTCAGCACCACACTCGCGGCCAACGTCGAGAACCTGGTGCTGCTCGACGCCAGCAAGCCGCAAACGGCGATGGTCAATGGCGTCCACGCACTGGTCTATGGCCGGCCGCGCTCGTATCAGCTGGACTACGCCCAGGGCGATGCCGTCCAGGGCTATCGCGGCACCTGCAGCGAAACCACCATCGCCAACATCACCACGATGGGCGACAAGCCCGCCACCGAAAAGGAAGTGGTCGAGAAAGCCATCAAGGAAAAATGGTGCGATACCGTGAGCCCGTCCGAAGAGCTCCGGGGTGGCACTACCCCCACACAGCAGCGGGCCTTGCTCAAAGCCTTCGGCTTCAACGCCAGCGTCACGGAGGGCTACGATGAAAAAGCGATCGCCCAGAGCATCAAGGATGGCAAGGGCGTGGCGGTGAGCGTGAGCGCCGGCAATCTGTGGGGCATGAGCCTGTCCGACCAGGATTATTGCAATCACCTCGTGACGGTCACCGGCGTGGCCTGTTCAGCCATGACCGGCGAAACCATCGGCTTCTACATCACCGACTCCGGCCAGGGCCACGAAAGCGACATGTGCCGCTTCGTCACCACCGAACAACTGCGCTACGCCGCCAACGTCAGCGGTGCCCACACCATGACCACCGACGATCCCATCAAGCTGCGCAACCAGAACCTGGACGCCACCGGCAATGCGCTGGACAACATCCTGGTGGGTAATCGGGGCAACAACGTCCTCACCGGGGGCCGCGGCAACGATCTGCTCATCGGGGACACCGGCAACGATACCTATGCCTTCGCCAAGGGTGACGGCCAGGACGTGATCTACGACCACGATGCCACCAAGGGTAACCTCGACACACTCAGCTTTACCGATGCCAAGCAGACCAACCTCTGGTTCAGCAAGGCCGGTGACGACCTGAAGATCAACGTCCTGGGCAGCAAGGACCAGGTGACCGTCAAGGACTGGTACGCCGGTGGTAACAGCGGCAGCGACAACCACATCGAGCGCATCAGGACCGCCGACGGCAAAACGCTCCACGACACCGACGTCGACAAGCTGGTGCAGGCCATGGCCAGCTTTGGGGCGCCCTCGGCCACCCAGACCAGCTGGCCGACCACCCAGGGTGGCGATGGCAAGGTCTTGCTGACCGTCAGCCACTAATCCGCTACCACTCTTTGATCAACCTGCATCGTAGCTGCGCTTGAAGGCTTGCAGGGCAAGGCGTCTCGCGCGATGCCTTGCCCTGCTCCTCATCGCCCACCCACGCGCAGTGGAAAGGCAAATCGTGTCCACACCTCATACAAGCCCGGCTGCTGCCCCGCCCGGTCTCGTCATCACCCGCATCGACGACCGCTTCATCAGCATCCGGCGCGGCAACGTCTCCGAAATCGTGTTCTCGCCGATCCGGCCCGGCATCAAGCTCTTTGGCGGCGCGTCCCCGGCGCCGGCCAGCAAACCGGCCACCGTATCGCAAGCTCCCGTCGCAACCAGTACACCTGCAGTCACACCGGTCGCCATCACCGGCAAACCTGCCAGTACAGTCCCTGTCAGTACCGATATACATCCCCTGACACATCCCCTGATACATCCCCTGACACCTCCATCGGCCATCATCAGCAAGCCCGCCATCAGGCCGCCGGTGACACCGTACACTCGTCCGGTCATTGCACCGGCCATTACACCAGGCGGCCCTTCTGTGCCGGCCACCGCCAGCACACCGCCGCCGCTGACGCCCATGACAGTAGCCAGTACACGACCGGCCATCGGGCCTGCCAGTACCAGTAAAGTGAACCTGACACCCGCGCCCGCCGCACCTCCCGTCGACCTGATCGCCCAGGCCAACGCAGCGCGCTACCAGGACAGCTTCTACGCACCCGCGCCCTTCGGTGACGAAGCCTCCAAACCCAAAGGCAACAAACCCGCAGCGGCACCGACATTCCTCAGCCTGGACGAAGACACGGAGGACCTCTCCCTGGGCAGCTGCCTCGCCGGCATTGGCAATGCCCTGGACAACCGCCTCACCGGCAACGACCAGAACAACATCCTCGATGGCATGGGCGGGACCGATACGATGGCCGGCGGCAAAGGCGATGACAGCTATTACCTAGACAATGCCGGCGACAAGGTGATCGAAAAAGCTGGCGAAGGCGTGGATACGGTCTACGCCACCGTCAGCACCACGCTCTCGGCCAACGTCGAAAACCTGGTGCTGCTCGACGCCGCCAAGCCGCAGAGCGCGGTGGTCAATGGCGTCCAAGTGCTGGTCTATGGCATGCCGCGCTCGTATCAGCTGGATTACGACCAGGGCGGCGAAGTCGAGGGTTACTGGGGCACGTGCGGCGAAACCAGTGTGGCCAACGTGACCCTGATGGGCGGCCATGCGGCTTCCGAAAAGGAAGTGGTCCAGCGTGCCATCAAGGAAAACCTCTGCGATACCGCCGCCGAATCCGCCGACATGCGCGGCGCCACCTCGGAAGACGACCGCCAGGCCTTGCTGCAGGACTTCGGCTTTGCGTCCAGCATCGACGAGCAGGTCGATCTCACGGCAGTCGCCCAGAGCATCAAGGACGGCAAGGGTGTCATCATCAGTGTCAGCGCCAGCAAGCTGTGGGATCTGCACGAAGAGAACGAGGACACCAGCGACCACGCCATCACCGTCACCGGCGTGGCCTGTTCGGCGGCCACCGGCAAGACGGTCGGTTTCTACATCGCCGACTCGGGGCGCGGCCGTGCCAGCGACATGTGCCGCTTCGTCTCCCTGCAGCGCCTGCGCGAGGCCACCAACGTCTACGGGGCCGATACCGTCACCACCGATGATCCGATCAAGCTGCGCAACCAGAACCTCGATGCCACCGGTAACGAGCTGGACAACATCCTTGTGGGCAATCGCGGCAACAACGTCCTCAGGGGCGGCCGCGGCAATGACCTGCTCATCGGCGGTGCCGGCAACGATACCTACACCTTTGCCAAGGGCGACGGACAGGATGTGCTCTACGACCACGATGCCACCAGGGGCAATCTGGATACGCTGAGCTTTACCGATGCCAGACAGAGCAACCTCTGGTTCAGCAAGGCCGGGAACGATCTGCGCATCGACGTGCTGGGCGCAACAGATCAGATGCTGGTCAAAGATTGGTACCTGGGCAGCGACAACCACATCGAGCGCATCAGGACCGCCGATGGCAAGACCCTCCACGACACCGACGTCGACAGGCTGGTGCAGGCCATGGCCAGCTTTGGGGCGCCCTCGGCCACCCAGACCCGCTGGCCGACCACCCAGGGCGGCGATGGCAAGGTGCTGCTGACGGTCACGCATTGAGCCTGAAAAATTTGCTCAATTTCCGCAAAAAGCTTCACCTGCAGTAAAGAAGGATGCCGTCTCAAGGCGGCATCCCGGGCTTGCCTGCAAGAACCTTCATTTCAGCCAAAAACCAGCCTCATCCGGGCATCCTCTCTGCCCCATTTCACCGTCCTGCCGCCCTTAACTGCTACAATCCGCGCCTTTGCCGGCCAGGCTGCCGCGCAGTCTCATCATCGGAGGACCACTCATGCCCACCCAGGAAGAATTCGACGCCTTGAAGCAAAACCACAACGCGCTGCTGAACAAGTTCATCGAAAACAACACCGCGGACCAGATCCTGTTCTCCACCCTCTTCACGGCGGCGGCCGTGCTGTCCAAGGATGGCAAGCAGTTCACCGCAGGCGCCATGGGCATCGCCCGCTCGCTGGCGGCGCAGTTGAATGCCGGGGGCACCATGCCCAAGGCCCTGCTGGAGACGGTGGAAACGCGCATCGCCACCATCGAAGCGCTGCTCAAAGACAAGTTCGACTGATCGGCCCGCCGCCAGCAAGCCGGAACCCCCATGGCCGTCGATCACTACGAGAACTTCCCCGTGGCCTCGCTGCTGTTGCCCGCGCGCCTGCGGCCTGCGGTCGCGGCCATCTATGCCTTCGCGCGCAGTGCCGATGACATCGCCGATGAAGGCGATGCCCGGCCCGAAGAACGGCTGGCAGCGCTGCAGGCCTACGAAGCGCAGCTCGACCTGATCGCGCAGCAGTTGCCCTGCACCACGCCGATGTTCCAGCGGCTGCAGCAGACCATCGCCGCGCATGCCCTGCCGCTGCAACCCTTGCGCGACCTGCTGTCGGCCTTCCGCCAGGATGTGGTGACCACCCGTTACCCCCGCTACACGGACCTGCTGGACTATTGCCATCGCTCTGCGAACCCGGTGGGATGCCTGATGCTTCATCTTTATGGAGCAGCAACTGAAGAAAATCTCCGAAATTCGGACGCCATCTGCAGCGCCTTGCAACTCATCAACTTCTGGCAAGACGTGGCCATCGACTGGCAAAAGTCGCGCATCTACCTGCCACTGGAAGATCTGCAGCGATTTGGCATCACGGAGGACGACATCGCCCGGGCCAGCAACGACCAGCGCTGGCAACAGCTGATGCAGTTCGAGATAGCGCGGGCGCGCGCCCTGATGCTGTCCGGCGCCCCGCTGGCGCGGCGCCTGCCGGGCCGTATCGGACTGGAACTGCGCATGGTGGTGCAAGGCGGGCTGCGCATCCTGGAACGCATCGAAGCGGTCCGGGGCGACGTCTTCGGCCAGCGCCCCAGGCTGGGCAAGCTGGACTGGCTCATCGTTGGCTGGCGCGGCCTGACCCGTTAAACCGGCCGCGCAATGAAAAGCCCCGCCGGCATTGCACCGGGCGGGGCTTCAGGAAGCCTCTGCGGCAAGCCGCTTCAGACCAGCAAGGCGGCCGTCAGCGTGCGGATCTGCTCTTCGCAATCCTCCATGACCTCGCGCAGCGAACCGTCGCCGAGGTAGTCATCGACCAGGTTCTCGCCGCCGATTCCGGCCTCGGCCACCGCCGTGCGTTGCAGCGGCGAAGGCACCGGCGACATTTCCTTGGCCAGCAGCAGCACGTCGCCGATGGTCTGCGGCGGCAGCACGCGCACGCCATGCCACAGCGATTCGATGGCATCCACCACCGGCTGGGGCACCCCCAGTTTCTTCAACACGGCGCGGCCAATCATCTTTTCGCCGTATTCCATCCAGTCTTCGGTACCGCCGTCGAGCAGGCCCGGGAAGTCATCCGTGCGCGAGAGCAGGTAGAAGCCGCCCACTTCATGCACGATGCCGGCAAACATGGCCGTCTCCGGATCGGCCTTGGTCAGCCTGGAAGTCAGCACGTAGGCGGTGGCCGCCACATGGGCGCAGTGCTCCCACAGCTGGGCCGACTTGATGCGCATGCCGGGATTGTTGATGGTGCGGCCGAGCTGGCGCACGATCACCGAGGTGGTGATGGTGTTCAAGGTACGGAAGCCCAGCCGCATCACGGCCGCCCGCACGTTGTTGATCTCGCCGCCGGAGCGGTTGTAGGCCG includes:
- a CDS encoding calcium-binding protein; its protein translation is MSTNSATPRSATAAAESTDLVIRRIDDRFVRIQNGSVFKVVFSPIKPGVKPFHTPPTVASSTLASTRPTSVTPVSSSKPTKIALPNTSKPVSATPANPNKPTASLAPASISKPVDITPPGTAKPASVTPAIAVNAPASNVLPAEHDNAANVTGATTITTNDAIKPHSPPPGSIASALASGKSSANGADLAIALPNAQRYLEAFNAPAPFGDDAGTLKKLPGVAARKTLILDATAKGLSIGEDHLNAIGNAQDNRLTGNDRDNILDGMAGADTMTGGKGDDSYYVDNVGDKVIENAGEGVDTVYATVSTTLAANVENLVLLDASKPQTAMVNGVHALVYGRPRSYQLDYAQGDAVQGYRGTCSETTIANITTMGDKPATEKEVVEKAIKEKWCDTVSPSEELRGGTTPTQQRALLKAFGFNASVTEGYDEKAIAQSIKDGKGVAVSVSAGNLWGMSLSDQDYCNHLVTVTGVACSAMTGETIGFYITDSGQGHESDMCRFVTTEQLRYAANVSGAHTMTTDDPIKLRNQNLDATGNALDNILVGNRGNNVLTGGRGNDLLIGDTGNDTYAFAKGDGQDVIYDHDATKGNLDTLSFTDAKQTNLWFSKAGDDLKINVLGSKDQVTVKDWYAGGNSGSDNHIERIRTADGKTLHDTDVDKLVQAMASFGAPSATQTSWPTTQGGDGKVLLTVSH
- a CDS encoding calcium-binding protein produces the protein MSTPHTSPAAAPPGLVITRIDDRFISIRRGNVSEIVFSPIRPGIKLFGGASPAPASKPATVSQAPVATSTPAVTPVAITGKPASTVPVSTDIHPLTHPLIHPLTPPSAIISKPAIRPPVTPYTRPVIAPAITPGGPSVPATASTPPPLTPMTVASTRPAIGPASTSKVNLTPAPAAPPVDLIAQANAARYQDSFYAPAPFGDEASKPKGNKPAAAPTFLSLDEDTEDLSLGSCLAGIGNALDNRLTGNDQNNILDGMGGTDTMAGGKGDDSYYLDNAGDKVIEKAGEGVDTVYATVSTTLSANVENLVLLDAAKPQSAVVNGVQVLVYGMPRSYQLDYDQGGEVEGYWGTCGETSVANVTLMGGHAASEKEVVQRAIKENLCDTAAESADMRGATSEDDRQALLQDFGFASSIDEQVDLTAVAQSIKDGKGVIISVSASKLWDLHEENEDTSDHAITVTGVACSAATGKTVGFYIADSGRGRASDMCRFVSLQRLREATNVYGADTVTTDDPIKLRNQNLDATGNELDNILVGNRGNNVLRGGRGNDLLIGGAGNDTYTFAKGDGQDVLYDHDATRGNLDTLSFTDARQSNLWFSKAGNDLRIDVLGATDQMLVKDWYLGSDNHIERIRTADGKTLHDTDVDRLVQAMASFGAPSATQTRWPTTQGGDGKVLLTVTH
- the hpnC gene encoding squalene synthase HpnC; amino-acid sequence: MAVDHYENFPVASLLLPARLRPAVAAIYAFARSADDIADEGDARPEERLAALQAYEAQLDLIAQQLPCTTPMFQRLQQTIAAHALPLQPLRDLLSAFRQDVVTTRYPRYTDLLDYCHRSANPVGCLMLHLYGAATEENLRNSDAICSALQLINFWQDVAIDWQKSRIYLPLEDLQRFGITEDDIARASNDQRWQQLMQFEIARARALMLSGAPLARRLPGRIGLELRMVVQGGLRILERIEAVRGDVFGQRPRLGKLDWLIVGWRGLTR
- a CDS encoding HDOD domain-containing protein yields the protein MDRLEIFRNIASQAGRGELVFPANVSASLKLQKALADPECHLELAAKLVMAEPLVAARTVAIANSAAYNRSGGEINNVRAAVMRLGFRTLNTITTSVIVRQLGRTINNPGMRIKSAQLWEHCAHVAATAYVLTSRLTKADPETAMFAGIVHEVGGFYLLSRTDDFPGLLDGGTEDWMEYGEKMIGRAVLKKLGVPQPVVDAIESLWHGVRVLPPQTIGDVLLLAKEMSPVPSPLQRTAVAEAGIGGENLVDDYLGDGSLREVMEDCEEQIRTLTAALLV